From a single Bacillus gobiensis genomic region:
- a CDS encoding THUMP domain-containing class I SAM-dependent RNA methyltransferase, which yields MQLLMILGDQMTYTLIATAPMGIESIVANEVKNLGYECKVENGKVIFQGDEQAICRANMWLRTADRVKIKIAEFPAKTFDQLFEQTKALDWSRFIPEGGQFPVVGKSHKSVLASVPDCQRIVKKAIAEKLKQQYKKNSEFLDETGAVYKIEISLLKDKATITLDTSGADALHKRGYRVDQGTAPLKETLAAALVLLTNWTPDRPFVDPFCGSGTIPIEAALIGQNIAPGFNRDFVSEGWSWMPKNKWDQARQEAEDLANYDQELSISGCDINHRMIEISQQNAEEAGLGGIINFKQMQVKDFRSSSDYGVVVGNPPYGERIGDKKEVDQMYKDMGRVFNDLHTWSVYVLTSNEQFEELYGKKATKKRKLFNGFIKTDYYQFWGKRPPRREG from the coding sequence ATGCAACTTTTAATGATATTGGGTGATCAAATGACATATACACTGATTGCAACTGCTCCTATGGGCATTGAATCAATTGTAGCAAATGAAGTGAAAAATCTTGGATATGAATGTAAGGTTGAGAACGGAAAAGTTATTTTTCAAGGGGACGAGCAGGCCATCTGCAGAGCCAATATGTGGCTGAGAACAGCTGACCGAGTAAAAATAAAAATTGCAGAATTCCCTGCAAAAACATTTGATCAGCTTTTTGAACAAACGAAAGCGCTTGATTGGAGCCGATTTATACCTGAAGGCGGCCAGTTTCCCGTTGTCGGAAAATCGCATAAATCCGTACTCGCGAGTGTTCCTGATTGTCAGAGGATTGTCAAAAAAGCAATTGCAGAAAAGCTAAAGCAGCAGTACAAAAAAAATTCAGAATTCCTGGATGAGACAGGAGCAGTATATAAAATCGAAATTTCACTGCTAAAGGATAAAGCAACGATCACCCTTGATACGTCAGGAGCTGATGCTCTACATAAAAGAGGCTATCGTGTTGATCAAGGAACAGCACCATTAAAGGAAACGCTGGCAGCAGCTCTTGTTCTGTTAACGAATTGGACACCCGACCGTCCCTTTGTCGATCCGTTTTGCGGCTCTGGAACCATCCCGATTGAAGCAGCTCTTATCGGACAAAATATTGCACCGGGGTTTAATCGTGATTTTGTGTCAGAAGGGTGGTCTTGGATGCCTAAAAATAAATGGGATCAGGCGAGACAGGAAGCAGAGGATCTTGCTAATTACGATCAGGAGCTTAGCATTTCTGGATGTGACATCAATCACCGCATGATCGAAATTTCTCAACAAAACGCGGAAGAGGCAGGGCTTGGCGGCATTATAAACTTTAAACAAATGCAGGTAAAGGATTTCAGATCATCTTCTGATTACGGAGTTGTCGTCGGAAATCCGCCATACGGCGAGCGAATCGGCGATAAAAAAGAAGTCGATCAAATGTATAAGGACATGGGCAGGGTCTTTAACGATCTCCATACATGGTCCGTTTACGTCCTCACTTCGAATGAGCAATTCGAAGAGTTATACGGTAAGAAAGCAACTAAAAAAAGAAAGCTTTTTAACGGATTTATTAAAACGGATTATTATCAATTTTGGGGAAAGCGTCCCCCGCGTCGGGAAGGATAA
- the gpsB gene encoding cell division regulator GpsB: MLAEKVKLSAKEILEKEFKTGVRGYRQEEVDKFLDMVIKDYETFHQEIEELQQENLQLKRQLEEANKKQPVQSNTTNFDILKRLSNLEKHVFGSKLYD; encoded by the coding sequence ATGCTTGCTGAAAAAGTAAAGCTATCTGCTAAAGAAATTTTGGAAAAGGAATTTAAAACCGGGGTCAGAGGCTATAGACAAGAAGAAGTAGACAAATTTCTTGATATGGTCATTAAAGACTATGAAACCTTTCATCAAGAAATAGAGGAGCTGCAGCAGGAGAATCTTCAGCTGAAACGCCAGCTTGAAGAAGCAAATAAAAAGCAGCCTGTGCAATCTAACACTACGAACTTTGACATCTTGAAACGTTTATCAAATTTGGAAAAACACGTATTTGGAAGTAAATTATACGATTGA
- a CDS encoding ribonuclease H-like domain-containing protein, translated as MSSMKGKLNRMKKHLRSEPEKTDSKQTSSAVEPNIDSWERLGAAPCFFEDDYCFVREVTYPLSAMHGKYSLAELQQVVEMWNQTNIEHSLSSKGYQANQLFFFDTETTGLSGVGHSIFLLGHARVYDDKVVVRQQILPGPGHEVAFYHSFLSEVDIKSLVTYNGKAFDWPHVKTRHTLLRNKLPALPSYGHFDLLHGARRLWKHKLDRVSLSNVEQDELEVTRDEDTPGFLAPMLYFSYLKSKDPEILKGVLKHNEEDLLSLITLYIHISKKILNPIRTDEPLETYEMARWMIAHNQTDEAIRQLKNLRHVTFDKTEHANLDLSFLYKKKGYYSEASEIWLSLLAATNLKVRHDAGIELAKYKEHQEKEYESALEITTALLHDYEEAKDLKNEKRIESLKRRQKRLLRKLS; from the coding sequence GGAAAAAACCGATTCGAAGCAAACGAGCTCTGCGGTTGAACCTAATATTGATTCATGGGAAAGGCTTGGAGCCGCTCCTTGTTTTTTTGAAGATGACTATTGCTTCGTTCGCGAAGTGACATATCCTTTGTCCGCTATGCATGGGAAGTATTCTTTGGCTGAGCTGCAACAGGTCGTTGAGATGTGGAATCAAACCAACATCGAGCACTCGTTATCGAGCAAAGGCTATCAAGCGAATCAGCTTTTTTTCTTTGATACGGAAACAACCGGTTTGTCTGGTGTCGGGCATTCAATTTTCTTATTAGGACATGCCAGAGTATATGATGACAAGGTGGTTGTCAGGCAGCAGATTTTGCCCGGACCGGGGCACGAGGTTGCTTTTTACCACTCGTTTTTAAGTGAGGTCGATATTAAATCTCTAGTGACCTATAACGGAAAAGCCTTTGATTGGCCGCATGTGAAAACGAGACATACCTTGTTAAGAAATAAACTTCCTGCGCTTCCTTCCTATGGGCACTTTGATTTGCTGCATGGTGCAAGAAGGCTGTGGAAGCACAAGCTTGACCGTGTATCATTAAGCAATGTCGAACAGGATGAACTGGAGGTTACAAGAGATGAAGATACACCAGGATTTCTAGCTCCGATGCTCTACTTTTCCTATTTAAAATCAAAAGATCCTGAAATTCTAAAAGGTGTCTTGAAGCATAATGAAGAGGACTTGCTTTCGTTAATTACGCTTTATATTCATATCTCCAAAAAAATTCTAAATCCGATCCGTACGGACGAACCGCTGGAAACGTATGAAATGGCCAGGTGGATGATCGCCCACAATCAAACAGATGAGGCAATCAGGCAATTAAAGAACCTGAGGCATGTGACGTTTGATAAAACAGAACATGCTAATCTGGATTTGTCATTTCTGTACAAGAAAAAAGGGTATTATTCAGAAGCCTCTGAAATATGGCTGAGCCTTCTAGCTGCTACAAATCTTAAAGTAAGACACGATGCTGGTATCGAGCTTGCTAAATACAAGGAGCACCAGGAAAAAGAATACGAATCAGCACTCGAAATAACAACAGCTCTACTTCACGACTATGAAGAAGCAAAAGATCTAAAAAATGAGAAAAGAATTGAATCTTTAAAGAGAAGGCAAAAGCGCCTTCTCAGAAAATTATCATAG
- a CDS encoding spore coat protein, with product MFCRPRPNMMAPIVHPTKHCQNNTFSESVVPHIHPTHVNNVNHHKFNHVHYYPQTQSQSNQVSHQNFNAPGPYPGQVAGAQMGPGQMGPGQMGPDPGQVAGAQTGQFPNQMFPGQVGGAQEGPGSGKGYRKK from the coding sequence ATGTTTTGTAGACCAAGACCAAATATGATGGCTCCCATTGTTCATCCGACGAAACACTGCCAAAACAACACATTCTCAGAATCAGTTGTTCCGCACATTCATCCAACTCACGTGAACAATGTTAATCATCATAAATTCAATCACGTTCATTACTATCCGCAAACACAGTCACAGTCGAATCAAGTATCACATCAGAATTTCAATGCGCCCGGTCCATACCCTGGTCAAGTGGCAGGAGCACAAATGGGACCAGGACAAATGGGTCCGGGACAAATGGGTCCTGATCCAGGCCAAGTAGCAGGTGCACAAACAGGCCAGTTTCCAAACCAGATGTTTCCTGGTCAGGTTGGCGGGGCTCAAGAAGGTCCTGGATCTGGGAAAGGCTACCGGAAAAAATAG
- a CDS encoding DUF3219 family protein: protein MVNVVILNDVHLHISDYQQNIVKAANGKELLQVSFAFQVRSEEYHDIAVLLYERTFAVSVPENGLSFKGTISNYATSITNLYKEKCCRKVHLGINGSSGRKQAVIFLV, encoded by the coding sequence ATGGTAAACGTGGTTATACTAAATGATGTCCATTTACACATTTCCGATTACCAGCAAAACATAGTAAAAGCAGCTAACGGAAAAGAGTTGCTTCAGGTGTCGTTTGCGTTTCAGGTAAGAAGCGAGGAGTATCATGATATAGCCGTGCTTTTGTATGAACGGACATTTGCTGTTTCTGTTCCGGAGAATGGGTTAAGTTTTAAAGGAACAATTTCAAATTATGCGACCTCTATAACCAATCTTTATAAGGAAAAATGTTGTAGGAAAGTACACCTTGGAATTAACGGAAGTTCTGGAAGAAAACAGGCCGTAATATTTCTGGTATAA